The following are encoded in a window of bacterium genomic DNA:
- a CDS encoding protein kinase translates to MRIEESYIIKNALGAGSSGTVMRVATKGGKTEYALKIIYLAGKKNQKLEKENFVAELDTLKNLTHPNIGLIHDAGFDAERNALFIAAELIEGQDLFESTKNMDYAGKEELFVQSLRALNYLNEKGVNHFDIKPQNMLVTQLPNPVLKLIDFGLANFYNRHSSSSDSPIYAGTFTYIAPEILNSQKPDQRADLYSLGVSFFKIFCRKLPFTALSQEEAKEAHLNQIFPLPSHVNNTLPSYLDKIFSKLFEKKPSQRYQSAAEVIHDLSLLSGKNYEIETTDTALSYIPEKGSLVCREHETSQIETLFKDRILSEKFNEPPVLVIHGSEGTGKTRLLEEMRHLAQKNMVDIVSLEAFNATPINEIKTPAILLVDQNIIDESLIQFVTMLFSKRAFLLVLTSKEAPSINFKLSQIELENFSLNQIEIYLKKVSGIESFPSKIVQTIFAHTQGNPRFLAEYTAQLFEKGLLRDSHGKWSPNILEDIGLNLEKQNLSGSIKNRLKNKLEQETFSIHQWDILKMLALTGKPTIQDLMELSQPSSIQDDLNFLEQKNIIHREGAAYHFTNPLYAEVVVEMMDNSDTETRSDKIADYLEQQIADRELVMYHRGHGKTEQAIPCLIQLATIKKEKFLFEEAIDILELLLKKRGLTNEQQIETIIKLSELHLEIGNIQKVRDLLTNIFNEKRSVFPEKFYAKAIELFGLTSMSLKRWDEAKDYFKQHLLISQQNPKIGWMGISAKNNLARVEYGMGNIEKALQIMEATLEEWRRLPDENLKVKTTQSDIDSVYYLKGEFKKAISILEEQLQIFSKNQNSSLYPVLLYKLGRLYIQQNNIEKGEALLKQCLQVVKNRGTVYWLNVVYNELGNSAMNSKKMDNALYYYFHAFSLAKRKQDSIQHLMIAYNIANIYLEMQNFDEAEKYFLFVKMGLEKTKTGEEAKIYFHILGCLLGLSTIFRKQNKLSDANQFLDQAETYISQKKYLSRFQQYFLQEKYDLAQAMRNQELMTKILMELEQLKSTDEFSMEEYGNWQKRAGISS, encoded by the coding sequence ATGCGTATCGAAGAATCGTATATTATTAAAAATGCGCTGGGTGCCGGATCTTCAGGCACGGTTATGCGTGTAGCCACTAAAGGCGGAAAAACCGAATACGCTCTTAAAATTATTTATCTGGCCGGAAAAAAGAACCAAAAACTTGAAAAAGAAAATTTTGTAGCCGAACTCGATACGCTTAAAAATCTGACCCATCCCAACATTGGCCTTATTCATGATGCGGGCTTTGATGCCGAAAGGAATGCATTGTTTATTGCGGCAGAACTTATCGAAGGCCAAGATTTATTCGAATCCACAAAAAACATGGATTATGCGGGTAAAGAAGAGCTTTTTGTACAGTCTCTTCGAGCTTTAAATTATTTGAATGAAAAGGGAGTTAATCATTTTGATATCAAGCCGCAAAACATGCTTGTCACTCAGTTACCCAATCCTGTTTTAAAACTTATCGATTTTGGCCTGGCCAATTTTTATAACCGTCATTCATCTTCTTCCGATTCTCCCATATACGCCGGAACATTCACCTACATAGCTCCCGAAATTTTAAATTCTCAAAAACCCGATCAAAGGGCCGATTTATATTCTTTAGGCGTTTCTTTTTTTAAAATATTTTGTCGCAAGCTTCCTTTTACGGCATTAAGTCAGGAAGAAGCAAAAGAAGCCCACTTAAACCAAATTTTTCCGTTGCCATCACATGTAAACAATACTCTGCCTTCTTATCTTGATAAGATTTTTTCAAAACTTTTTGAAAAAAAACCAAGTCAGCGTTACCAAAGTGCCGCCGAAGTTATCCATGATTTATCTCTCTTGTCCGGGAAAAATTACGAAATCGAAACTACAGATACGGCTCTTAGCTATATCCCTGAAAAAGGATCTCTGGTCTGTCGTGAGCATGAAACAAGTCAGATAGAAACTTTATTTAAAGACAGGATATTGTCCGAAAAATTTAATGAACCTCCCGTTCTAGTTATTCATGGATCAGAAGGCACTGGCAAAACAAGATTATTGGAAGAAATGCGACATTTGGCCCAGAAAAATATGGTGGACATCGTAAGCCTCGAAGCTTTCAATGCTACACCCATCAATGAAATAAAAACTCCTGCCATTTTGCTTGTTGACCAAAATATAATAGATGAAAGTCTTATTCAATTTGTCACCATGCTTTTTTCTAAAAGAGCCTTTTTACTGGTACTCACCTCAAAAGAAGCCCCCTCTATAAATTTTAAGTTATCTCAAATCGAACTTGAAAACTTTTCTCTCAATCAAATCGAGATTTATCTTAAAAAAGTTTCAGGAATAGAGTCTTTTCCTTCCAAAATAGTTCAAACCATCTTTGCCCATACCCAGGGGAATCCGAGGTTTTTAGCTGAATACACCGCCCAACTTTTTGAAAAAGGCTTATTGCGTGATTCGCACGGCAAGTGGTCGCCAAATATTCTGGAAGATATCGGGCTTAATCTGGAAAAACAAAATTTATCGGGATCCATTAAAAACCGTCTTAAAAATAAGTTGGAACAAGAAACTTTTAGTATTCATCAATGGGATATCCTCAAAATGCTGGCCCTCACAGGAAAGCCAACCATTCAAGATTTAATGGAGCTTTCACAGCCCTCAAGTATTCAGGATGATCTTAATTTTCTCGAACAAAAAAATATCATTCATCGTGAGGGAGCCGCGTATCATTTTACAAATCCTCTTTATGCGGAAGTAGTGGTTGAAATGATGGATAACTCCGATACGGAAACACGCTCCGATAAAATTGCCGATTATTTGGAGCAACAAATAGCAGATAGAGAATTAGTGATGTACCATCGGGGGCATGGCAAAACAGAGCAAGCTATTCCGTGCTTGATCCAGCTAGCTACCATTAAAAAAGAAAAGTTTTTATTTGAAGAAGCTATTGATATTTTGGAACTTCTTCTCAAAAAAAGAGGCCTTACTAATGAGCAGCAAATTGAAACAATCATTAAACTATCGGAACTGCATCTTGAAATTGGCAATATCCAAAAAGTCCGCGATTTATTAACGAACATTTTCAATGAAAAACGATCTGTTTTTCCTGAGAAATTCTATGCAAAAGCAATTGAACTTTTTGGATTAACTTCCATGAGTTTAAAAAGATGGGATGAAGCAAAAGATTATTTCAAACAACATCTGCTTATCTCTCAACAAAACCCTAAAATTGGATGGATGGGGATTTCGGCTAAAAATAATCTGGCCCGGGTAGAATACGGCATGGGCAATATTGAAAAAGCTCTCCAAATAATGGAAGCGACATTGGAAGAATGGAGAAGATTGCCGGATGAAAATCTCAAAGTAAAAACGACTCAAAGCGACATCGATTCTGTTTATTATCTCAAAGGCGAGTTCAAAAAAGCCATTTCCATCCTTGAAGAACAGTTACAAATTTTTTCTAAAAATCAGAATTCATCATTGTATCCCGTACTTCTTTACAAATTGGGAAGGCTTTATATTCAGCAAAACAATATCGAGAAAGGTGAAGCTTTACTTAAACAGTGCCTTCAGGTTGTTAAGAATCGAGGAACGGTTTACTGGTTAAATGTTGTGTACAACGAGCTTGGCAATAGTGCCATGAACTCAAAAAAAATGGATAATGCTCTTTATTATTATTTCCATGCGTTTTCTTTGGCTAAACGTAAACAAGATAGCATCCAGCACTTGATGATTGCTTACAATATAGCCAATATTTATCTTGAGATGCAAAACTTTGATGAGGCTGAAAAATATTTTTTATTTGTCAAAATGGGGTTGGAAAAAACAAAAACAGGAGAAGAAGCTAAAATCTATTTTCATATTCTGGGTTGTTTATTGGGGCTCTCAACTATTTTTAGAAAACAGAATAAATTAAGCGATGCAAATCAATTTCTTGACCAGGCCGAAACTTATATTTCTCAAAAAAAATATCTTTCCCGTTTCCAACAATATTTTTTACAAGAAAAGTATGATCTTGCTCAAGCAATGCGTAATCAAGAATTGATGACAAAAATACTTATGGAACTTGAGCAACTTAAAAGCACTGATGAATTCAGCATGGAAGAATATGGAAATTGGCAAAAGAGGGCCGGGATTTCATCATAG
- a CDS encoding DUF91 domain-containing protein, producing the protein MTLFTNKNGSLEILKKKDFRNEKELQRFVESNLETLFNVRFLATEFVISEKHGGRIDSLGLDDNDSPVIIEYKWGEKDNIINQGLFYLDWLIDHKGDFQVLVEKILKEKIQVEYGSPRLILIAQSFNKYDQFAINRMAENIELWTYSLYENNTFELRSVATSQAKKSRETSVNKVTSISYDNYSVDRLLEKAEPNIKEIFGELRERVLNFESEQEIEELPRKHYVAYRTNRAFLYVSIQVNALKIHIIIDQKDLNDPKGMTRDVSKVGHYGYGNTEIILKNMDDLEYVMSFVKQSYLESR; encoded by the coding sequence ATGACACTGTTTACAAATAAAAATGGTTCCTTGGAAATCTTAAAGAAAAAAGATTTCCGTAACGAAAAAGAACTGCAACGTTTTGTAGAATCCAACCTAGAAACCCTTTTTAATGTGCGTTTTTTAGCAACGGAGTTTGTTATCAGCGAAAAGCATGGAGGACGCATTGATAGCTTAGGCCTTGATGACAATGATTCACCCGTTATCATCGAATATAAATGGGGCGAAAAAGACAATATCATCAATCAGGGTTTATTTTATTTGGATTGGCTGATTGATCACAAAGGTGATTTTCAGGTTTTGGTCGAAAAAATTTTAAAAGAAAAAATACAAGTGGAATATGGTTCACCACGCCTCATACTTATTGCCCAGTCGTTCAATAAATACGATCAATTTGCCATCAACCGCATGGCGGAAAATATAGAGCTGTGGACTTACTCTCTTTACGAAAATAATACTTTTGAGTTGCGGTCTGTTGCCACTTCCCAAGCTAAAAAAAGCAGAGAAACTTCCGTCAATAAAGTAACCAGCATTTCCTACGATAATTATTCCGTGGATCGCCTGCTTGAGAAAGCGGAGCCCAATATAAAAGAAATTTTTGGAGAATTACGGGAACGTGTTTTAAATTTCGAAAGCGAACAAGAAATTGAAGAATTGCCCCGCAAACATTATGTTGCTTACCGCACCAATCGCGCTTTCTTATATGTCAGTATACAGGTAAATGCTCTCAAAATTCACATCATCATTGATCAAAAAGATTTAAATGATCCAAAAGGCATGACACGCGATGTTTCCAAAGTGGGACATTATGGCTATGGGAACACCGAGATTATTCTTAAAAACATGGATGACTTGGAATATGTGATGAGCTTTGTCAAACAGTCATATCTGGAAAGCCGCTAG